The following are encoded together in the Flavobacterium haoranii genome:
- a CDS encoding glycogen/starch synthase has product MEDKRILYVSSEVVPYLAENEVSIQSYEYPKMINDLGGQIRIFMPRYGNINERRHQLHEVIRLSGMNLVVNDMDMPLIIKVASIPKERIQVYFIDNDEYFKRKATFTDEEGNLFPDNDERAIFFAKGVVETVKKLNWVPDVIHVHGWMAAMLPVYLKHYYKNEGIFADTKIISSVYNLGFDGILDENMDKKLAFDNIPDEVSSVINEPNFENLMKVTIDHSDAVVIGSEGLNPTLTKYIESSKKPFLPFTPKESLQEVYMSFIKENVL; this is encoded by the coding sequence ATGGAAGACAAGAGGATATTATATGTATCATCTGAAGTGGTGCCTTATTTAGCCGAAAATGAAGTTTCTATACAATCTTATGAATACCCTAAAATGATTAATGATTTAGGAGGACAAATAAGAATTTTCATGCCAAGATATGGTAATATTAACGAAAGAAGACACCAATTACATGAAGTTATTCGTTTATCAGGAATGAATTTGGTAGTTAATGATATGGATATGCCATTAATTATTAAAGTTGCCTCGATACCGAAAGAACGAATACAAGTTTACTTTATTGATAACGACGAATATTTCAAAAGAAAAGCAACTTTTACAGATGAAGAAGGAAATTTATTCCCAGATAATGATGAACGTGCTATCTTTTTTGCAAAAGGTGTTGTTGAAACGGTTAAAAAATTAAATTGGGTTCCTGATGTTATTCATGTTCACGGATGGATGGCAGCAATGTTACCCGTTTATCTAAAACACTATTATAAGAACGAAGGGATTTTTGCTGATACTAAAATTATATCTTCTGTTTACAATCTTGGTTTTGATGGAATTTTAGATGAAAACATGGATAAAAAACTTGCTTTTGACAATATTCCTGACGAGGTTTCAAGTGTAATTAACGAACCAAATTTTGAGAACTTAATGAAAGTAACTATAGACCACTCAGATGCAGTAGTTATTGGTTCTGAGGGTTTAAACCCAACTTTAACAAAATATATAGAATCATCTAAAAAACCTTTTTTACCTTTCACCCCGAAAGAATCATTACAAGAAGTTTACATGAGCTTCATTAAAGAGAACGTTTTATAA